One window of Phycisphaeraceae bacterium genomic DNA carries:
- a CDS encoding PstS family phosphate ABC transporter substrate-binding protein, with protein MKTAMATVALAATVASAQVKVDSQLPKYQKTTEVSGTIKSVGSDTMNNLMNYWGEEFAKFYPNVNTEVDGKGSSTAPPALTEGQSTFGPMSRAMKSSEVEEFEKAFGYKPTQLRTAVDSLAIFVHKDCPLDSISLEQAKMVFSVEGPTMTWGDLGVTNPRYRNKIIQLYGRNSASGTYGYFKEHALGKTDYKPTVKEQPGSSAVVSACATDPYAMGYSGVGYKTDDVKVLNISKRTGEEAFSATADNAYSGKYPLARFLYVYVNFDKSTGLEPLRAEFIKMIYSQAGQEAVVKDGYFPVSAIIAREDLKKVGITPLF; from the coding sequence ATGAAAACAGCAATGGCAACGGTTGCTCTGGCAGCCACAGTTGCATCGGCCCAGGTCAAGGTCGATTCACAACTGCCCAAGTACCAGAAGACCACCGAGGTGTCCGGCACAATCAAGAGCGTTGGCTCTGACACCATGAACAATCTCATGAACTACTGGGGCGAAGAGTTCGCCAAGTTCTATCCGAACGTCAACACAGAAGTTGACGGCAAGGGCTCATCCACAGCTCCCCCAGCACTCACAGAAGGTCAGAGCACATTTGGCCCCATGAGCCGCGCAATGAAGTCCTCCGAGGTCGAGGAGTTTGAGAAAGCATTCGGCTATAAGCCCACACAGCTCCGTACAGCTGTTGACTCACTCGCGATCTTCGTTCACAAGGATTGCCCCCTCGACTCGATCAGCCTTGAGCAGGCCAAGATGGTCTTCTCCGTTGAAGGTCCGACCATGACATGGGGCGATCTCGGCGTGACCAACCCCCGCTATCGCAACAAGATCATTCAGCTCTATGGTCGCAACAGCGCATCGGGCACCTACGGCTACTTCAAGGAGCACGCGCTCGGCAAGACTGACTACAAGCCAACAGTCAAGGAGCAGCCGGGCTCATCAGCTGTTGTCTCAGCATGTGCAACCGATCCCTACGCCATGGGATATTCAGGCGTTGGTTACAAGACCGACGATGTGAAGGTGCTCAACATCAGCAAGCGCACAGGCGAAGAGGCGTTCTCAGCAACAGCAGATAACGCTTACTCCGGCAAGTACCCGCTCGCTCGCTTCCTCTATGTGTATGTCAACTTTGACAAGAGCACAGGCCTTGAGCCACTCCGCGCTGAGTTCATCAAGATGATCTACAGCCAGGCAGGTCAGGAAGCAGTCGTCAAAGATGGATACTTCCCCGTCTCAGCGATCATCGCTCGCGAGGATCTGAAGAAGGTTGGTATTACTCCCTTGTTCTGA
- the trmB gene encoding tRNA (guanosine(46)-N7)-methyltransferase TrmB, with protein MSFGLGHGRQLDATGIAIGEDELPPLPDEIATDPLAGVIDPCAWFSNPAQPLEIEIGSGKGTFILQYASQHPEVNLLGIEIAGEFCTYAADRIRRAQLSDVRMLRADATSFLRWRVPTECVRTVHLYFSDPWPKSRHHKNRVVQDRFLADVHRVLVPSGDLRIVTDHDDYWQWMEAHADRWCISPPEPWQDRVYVREEFKPADGAGDNELVGTNFERKYKREGRPFHAMVLRKR; from the coding sequence ATGTCATTCGGACTTGGACACGGTCGCCAACTCGATGCTACCGGGATTGCAATCGGTGAGGACGAACTCCCCCCATTGCCCGATGAGATCGCCACAGATCCGCTCGCAGGCGTCATAGATCCGTGCGCATGGTTTTCCAATCCAGCGCAGCCATTGGAGATTGAGATCGGTTCAGGCAAGGGCACTTTTATCCTGCAGTACGCGAGTCAGCATCCCGAGGTGAATCTTCTCGGAATCGAGATCGCGGGCGAGTTCTGCACATATGCTGCCGATCGGATCAGACGCGCGCAACTCAGCGATGTGCGCATGCTTCGAGCAGACGCGACAAGTTTTCTGCGCTGGCGGGTACCCACGGAGTGTGTGCGCACGGTCCACCTGTATTTTTCAGATCCTTGGCCGAAGTCCCGCCATCACAAGAACCGTGTCGTGCAGGATCGATTCCTTGCGGATGTGCATCGCGTGCTGGTACCTAGCGGCGATCTTCGCATTGTCACCGATCATGACGACTACTGGCAATGGATGGAAGCGCACGCGGATCGATGGTGCATATCACCACCCGAGCCGTGGCAGGATCGTGTGTATGTGCGCGAGGAGTTCAAGCCAGCCGACGGCGCGGGAGATAACGAACTTGTCGGCACAAACTTCGAACGCAAGTACAAACGCGAGGGGAGACCGTTCCATGCGATGGTGCTGAGGAAGCGGTAG
- a CDS encoding ABC transporter permease subunit has product MIRWIAAIIGLIAACAAVRYLGKRIPTMRGMQQNYGKIARTSVWIAIIGLAVVVWGEAPWRASGMTEAKRDQIIAKAADRSKELASKAAEISDRITQLRAQDAQYRIVTTDLRSGRIAPVRATEPDQPLILSQVYRVVTTNRESTFGKFGVFMSRWREFLTGDPRDVNSAGGVYPVIFGTVLLTLLLCVTVVPLGVVAAVYLREYAKQGVVTSVIRIAVNNLAGVPSIVYGVFGLGFFCYTVGAYVDRGPSEPSSAPSWLALLLITWIVIIGALVVGLFAKPEPGQPENTVTRTLKVPMVTMWIIAVGLMGTLVATTPYFGGFFASRPMTDSVFRGPGILWAALTLALLTLPVVIVATEEAIAAVPRTIRESSFGCGASKWQTIRHIVLPSAAPGILTGAILAMARGAGEVAPLMLVGVLKSAKELPLDGTFPYVHLERSFMHLGFHIYDLSFQSADSEASRPLVWTTTLLLIVIVLALNIVAILIRNRLRKKFSTGHF; this is encoded by the coding sequence ATGATTCGCTGGATCGCCGCGATCATTGGGCTGATAGCAGCATGTGCTGCGGTGCGATACCTTGGCAAACGCATCCCAACGATGCGCGGCATGCAACAAAACTATGGGAAGATTGCTCGCACGTCGGTATGGATTGCCATCATCGGTCTTGCGGTTGTTGTCTGGGGTGAAGCGCCGTGGCGTGCTTCAGGCATGACCGAAGCCAAACGCGATCAGATCATCGCAAAGGCTGCAGATCGCAGCAAGGAACTTGCAAGCAAAGCTGCAGAGATCAGCGATCGGATCACCCAGCTGCGTGCTCAGGATGCACAATACCGCATTGTCACGACAGATCTTCGATCCGGACGCATTGCTCCAGTCCGTGCAACAGAACCTGATCAGCCACTGATCCTCTCGCAGGTTTACCGCGTTGTCACAACGAACCGCGAGTCGACCTTCGGCAAGTTCGGCGTGTTCATGTCACGCTGGCGTGAGTTTCTGACTGGTGATCCGCGCGACGTGAACTCCGCCGGCGGTGTCTATCCGGTGATCTTCGGCACGGTGCTTCTCACACTGTTGTTGTGTGTCACGGTCGTACCACTCGGTGTTGTTGCAGCAGTGTATCTTCGCGAGTATGCCAAGCAGGGTGTTGTGACCAGTGTTATTCGCATTGCTGTAAATAATCTGGCGGGCGTTCCCAGTATTGTGTATGGCGTGTTCGGGCTTGGTTTCTTCTGCTACACCGTTGGTGCGTACGTTGATCGTGGTCCGAGCGAGCCATCATCTGCGCCCAGTTGGCTCGCGCTGCTTCTGATCACGTGGATTGTGATCATCGGCGCATTGGTTGTTGGTCTGTTCGCAAAGCCGGAGCCGGGTCAGCCGGAGAACACGGTCACGCGAACGTTGAAAGTGCCAATGGTCACGATGTGGATTATCGCTGTGGGCCTGATGGGCACACTGGTCGCTACAACGCCGTACTTTGGTGGATTCTTTGCTTCGCGCCCGATGACTGATTCCGTCTTCCGTGGCCCCGGTATTCTGTGGGCTGCGTTAACACTCGCGCTGCTCACACTTCCTGTTGTCATTGTCGCAACAGAGGAGGCAATCGCTGCGGTCCCGCGCACCATTCGTGAGTCGAGCTTCGGATGCGGCGCATCAAAGTGGCAAACCATCAGGCACATTGTGCTTCCGTCGGCAGCTCCGGGTATTCTCACCGGTGCGATCCTTGCTATGGCCCGCGGCGCGGGTGAGGTTGCACCGCTTATGCTCGTCGGTGTGCTCAAGAGCGCGAAGGAACTCCCGCTGGATGGCACGTTCCCCTATGTTCACCTGGAACGCTCATTCATGCATCTCGGATTCCACATTTACGATCTGAGTTTTCAGAGTGCAGACTCGGAAGCCAGCCGACCGCTGGTCTGGACCACGACCCTGCTGCTCATTGTTATCGTCCTTGCACTGAACATCGTGGCGATCCTTATCCGGAACAGACTCCGGAAAAAGTTCTCCACGGGGCACTTCTAG
- a CDS encoding HYExAFE family protein: MGQRRHHYEQAFEHFLRERQIPFVSVNEARRALFGAQYESTPMTRTPGYDHDKATSDHPARPLKSFDHVLYGEGLNLIVDVKGRKIASRKPRTKQSSDTRRKPQNDSDRPTRGRLESWVTQDDVDSLSTWQSLFGDGFSAAFVFVYWCDEQPPSALFEEIFSYQGKWYAVRAVELGTYRSQMKVRSPRWRTVHVPTAAFEKISGPLVDQSEYKAS, translated from the coding sequence ATGGGCCAGCGAAGGCACCATTACGAACAGGCGTTCGAACACTTCCTGCGGGAACGCCAGATTCCGTTCGTCTCGGTCAACGAAGCCAGACGTGCGCTATTCGGCGCGCAGTACGAATCAACGCCGATGACTCGGACACCCGGATATGACCACGACAAGGCTACCAGCGACCATCCGGCACGCCCGTTGAAAAGTTTCGATCACGTGCTCTATGGCGAAGGGCTGAATCTCATTGTTGATGTCAAGGGCCGCAAGATCGCGTCGCGCAAGCCTCGCACAAAGCAAAGCTCTGACACCAGACGAAAACCGCAGAACGACTCTGATCGTCCAACCAGAGGCAGACTGGAATCGTGGGTAACGCAGGACGACGTCGATTCACTCTCCACGTGGCAGAGCTTGTTCGGCGATGGATTCAGCGCAGCCTTTGTCTTTGTGTACTGGTGCGATGAACAACCGCCGTCGGCACTCTTTGAGGAGATCTTCTCGTATCAGGGCAAGTGGTACGCGGTCCGTGCTGTGGAACTTGGTACGTACCGGTCTCAGATGAAGGTCCGCAGCCCACGATGGAGAACCGTCCACGTCCCCACCGCTGCGTTTGAGAAGATCAGTGGACCACTTGTAGACCAGTCCGAATACAAAGCTTCATGA
- a CDS encoding DinB family protein, which yields MSTVQFIRDSMEASRRYTMHLLSDLRDTPLVQPTVNGGNHALWIVGHLATVEGMAIQGFMLNKPNPMAAHEHLFRMGSTPSTDPTMYPGFDQLVKMYDDIRTQTYALLDTLTDADLAKTAPGCPEQFANWFGTYEKCLRSQVLHPLMHSGQAADIRLALGKERLMV from the coding sequence ATGAGCACAGTCCAGTTTATTCGTGACAGCATGGAAGCCAGCCGTCGCTACACAATGCACCTGTTGTCTGATCTTCGTGATACCCCGCTTGTACAGCCGACAGTCAACGGGGGGAACCACGCCCTCTGGATCGTGGGGCACTTAGCCACGGTTGAAGGGATGGCGATACAGGGGTTTATGCTCAACAAACCCAACCCGATGGCTGCACATGAGCATCTCTTCAGGATGGGCTCGACACCATCAACAGATCCAACGATGTACCCAGGCTTTGATCAACTTGTGAAGATGTATGACGATATACGAACGCAGACTTATGCGCTTTTAGACACACTGACTGACGCGGATCTTGCCAAGACCGCACCGGGATGCCCCGAGCAGTTTGCCAACTGGTTCGGCACATACGAGAAGTGTCTGCGATCACAGGTACTCCACCCATTGATGCACTCGGGCCAGGCAGCGGATATTCGTCTCGCGCTGGGGAAAGAACGGCTGATGGTGTGA
- a CDS encoding ABC transporter permease subunit has product MIVTADGEQLLMVWNDGFTQRYARPIDENPNNRTYELVQTFSFASDNADVTSLELLNGGQTVIVGLSNGTASGWFVARDPGAGFRDGKAFVQAHKYKATKSAIIGAASSKRDRSFAVVSDEGQVAIWHMTSSKNVATTNAAHTASPIVSIGMSPRNEGVIALHTDGSLSMVEIEEGYPEATMKSLFGAVHYEGEPKPSYVYQSSASDNTAETKMNLRPLIHGTLKATVYAMLIAIPLGVLAAIYTSEFLHPDVRRYIKPVVELMASLPSVVLGFLAAFVVAPWVESYLPAVLIGAFLVPIGLYFVSLCWQVVPDHLTRAVPSSGKFGFMVLALLVTAGIAALLGPTVERTLFKPTRIDVLTMAGSVEPIDHADWPEWVGARTGVSAQEQRKLQRDGLVFQFGEVSKPIEPEDEWKADYEQIIEEAGYDQPSVRRWLDGSIASAKPGWLLVMLLPSAIIVFLVQSKLISRSWGNWLATLPHRKAALAEMGRFSVLLVMTCVLAFILAVVLTGSGFDPRDSIFGPFTQRNSLVVGLIMGFAVIPIIYTISEDALSSVPNSLRSASLGSGATRWQTTIRVVLPVAGSGIFSACMIGLGRAVGETMIVLMATGNTAVMDWNIFGGFRTLAANIAVELPEAPKGEAHYRVLFLCGLVLFIMTFIINTTAELVRQHVRRKNAGL; this is encoded by the coding sequence ATGATTGTGACCGCTGATGGTGAGCAGTTGCTGATGGTGTGGAACGACGGTTTTACACAGCGATACGCCCGTCCCATCGACGAGAATCCAAACAATCGCACGTATGAGTTAGTGCAAACATTCTCGTTTGCCAGCGACAATGCCGACGTTACGTCTCTGGAGCTACTCAATGGTGGCCAGACAGTCATTGTCGGGTTGAGCAACGGCACAGCTTCGGGCTGGTTTGTTGCGAGAGATCCCGGCGCAGGTTTTCGTGATGGCAAGGCATTTGTTCAGGCACACAAATACAAGGCAACGAAGTCTGCGATCATCGGTGCAGCATCGAGCAAACGGGACCGCTCATTTGCTGTTGTTTCTGACGAGGGTCAGGTCGCGATCTGGCACATGACCAGTAGCAAGAATGTTGCAACAACAAACGCTGCCCACACCGCATCGCCCATCGTTTCCATTGGCATGTCACCACGCAACGAAGGTGTCATTGCGCTACACACAGACGGTTCACTCTCGATGGTCGAGATTGAGGAAGGCTATCCTGAAGCAACCATGAAATCGCTGTTTGGAGCGGTACACTACGAAGGCGAACCGAAACCAAGCTATGTCTATCAGTCCTCGGCGTCTGACAATACCGCTGAGACGAAGATGAATCTTCGTCCGCTGATCCACGGCACACTGAAGGCGACCGTGTACGCGATGCTAATCGCAATCCCGCTCGGCGTGCTTGCAGCGATCTATACAAGCGAGTTTCTGCATCCGGATGTGCGCAGATACATCAAGCCTGTGGTTGAGCTGATGGCTTCGCTGCCCTCGGTCGTGCTCGGGTTCCTTGCAGCCTTTGTCGTTGCACCGTGGGTTGAGTCGTATCTGCCAGCCGTGCTCATCGGCGCATTTCTTGTTCCCATCGGTCTCTACTTCGTCTCGTTGTGCTGGCAGGTTGTTCCCGATCATCTCACTCGCGCTGTGCCGAGCAGCGGCAAGTTCGGATTCATGGTGCTCGCGCTGCTGGTAACGGCAGGTATCGCCGCTTTGCTCGGTCCGACTGTTGAACGCACACTCTTCAAGCCCACACGCATCGACGTGCTGACCATGGCAGGATCTGTCGAACCAATCGATCATGCTGATTGGCCAGAATGGGTTGGTGCTCGCACCGGCGTCAGTGCGCAGGAGCAGAGAAAACTGCAACGCGATGGTCTGGTGTTCCAGTTCGGCGAGGTGTCAAAGCCGATCGAACCCGAAGATGAGTGGAAAGCCGATTACGAACAGATCATTGAGGAAGCAGGATACGACCAGCCGAGCGTGCGTCGATGGCTTGATGGTTCGATCGCATCTGCAAAGCCGGGCTGGCTTCTCGTCATGCTGCTCCCATCAGCGATCATCGTTTTCCTTGTGCAATCGAAGCTGATCTCGCGTTCCTGGGGCAACTGGCTTGCCACGCTCCCACATCGCAAAGCCGCGCTTGCCGAAATGGGCAGATTCTCCGTTCTGCTTGTCATGACATGCGTGCTGGCATTTATCCTCGCGGTTGTACTGACCGGGTCCGGATTTGATCCACGTGACTCGATATTTGGGCCGTTTACGCAGCGAAACTCGCTTGTCGTGGGGTTGATCATGGGCTTTGCTGTGATCCCGATCATCTACACCATTAGCGAGGACGCGCTCTCGAGTGTGCCGAACTCATTGCGCTCCGCATCACTCGGGTCCGGCGCAACACGCTGGCAGACAACCATCCGCGTGGTGCTGCCCGTTGCAGGATCGGGCATCTTCTCCGCGTGCATGATCGGGCTTGGTCGCGCAGTTGGTGAAACCATGATCGTGCTGATGGCCACGGGCAACACAGCTGTCATGGACTGGAACATCTTCGGTGGGTTCCGCACACTCGCGGCAAACATTGCTGTCGAACTCCCCGAGGCTCCGAAGGGTGAAGCGCACTATCGAGTGCTGTTCCTCTGCGGTCTTGTGCTGTTCATCATGACGTTCATTATCAATACAACCGCCGAACTTGTGCGCCAGCACGTTCGCCGAAAGAATGCAGGTCTGTAA
- the pstB gene encoding phosphate ABC transporter ATP-binding protein, whose protein sequence is MNDRPASTDTAPLQPTGSAVIAESAQKTSVIDAIKRNEPIEPVVHSTLDDEKPILDVQDFCLYYGQSKALHNISMIVPEARVTALIGPSGCGKSTLLRSVNRMNDLIDGVRVTGEMVLAGRPVYAHDVDVIDLRKRMGMVFQKPNPFPMSIYENVVYPLRIDGENRRSVLDEACERSLKAAAIWDEVKDRLKRSALGLSGGQQQRLCIARAVVADPEVLLMDEPCSALDPIATLRVEELIHEISQRFTVLIVTHNMHQATRVSDFTAFMYLGRLVEYGATADLFQNPKLPETEQYITGRFG, encoded by the coding sequence ATGAATGATCGCCCCGCATCCACTGATACCGCACCACTCCAGCCGACTGGATCGGCTGTCATTGCTGAATCTGCGCAGAAGACATCTGTCATCGACGCGATCAAACGCAACGAACCGATCGAACCGGTTGTTCACAGCACACTCGACGATGAAAAACCGATTCTGGATGTGCAGGATTTCTGCTTGTACTACGGCCAGTCAAAGGCGCTGCACAACATCTCGATGATTGTGCCTGAAGCTCGCGTTACCGCGCTCATCGGGCCATCCGGGTGCGGCAAGTCAACGCTGCTGCGTTCTGTCAATCGAATGAACGATTTGATTGATGGCGTTCGCGTCACCGGTGAGATGGTGCTCGCGGGTCGCCCGGTGTATGCGCACGATGTTGATGTTATCGATCTTCGCAAGCGCATGGGCATGGTCTTCCAGAAGCCCAACCCGTTCCCCATGTCGATCTACGAGAACGTTGTTTACCCGCTTCGAATTGATGGCGAGAACAGACGCAGCGTGCTCGATGAAGCCTGCGAACGATCCCTCAAAGCAGCCGCTATCTGGGACGAGGTCAAGGACAGACTCAAGCGTTCAGCGCTCGGACTTTCCGGAGGTCAGCAGCAGCGCCTGTGCATCGCGCGCGCGGTCGTTGCTGACCCCGAGGTGTTGTTGATGGACGAGCCGTGCTCCGCACTTGACCCCATTGCAACACTCCGCGTTGAGGAACTCATCCACGAGATCAGCCAGCGGTTCACCGTCCTTATCGTCACGCACAATATGCACCAGGCGACCCGTGTGTCGGACTTCACCGCATTCATGTACCTCGGCAGGCTTGTCGAGTACGGCGCGACAGCCGATCTCTTCCAGAATCCGAAGCTGCCGGAAACAGAACAGTACATCACCGGTCGATTCGGTTAA